The Lichenihabitans psoromatis genomic interval CGTCCAATTGGGTGATGAGGTGATGGCCGGGACACCCGCCGTCGTAGTCTAACTCGCCGTGACGTTCCAGGTAGTCGGCGCTGGCGTAAAGCGCGTAAGCGACGGTCCCAATGCGGCGGACCACGAGGTCATGCTGGTCGGGCTGCCGAAGCCGCACCGAAATATCTGCCTCGCGCATCGACAGGCTGAGTTCCCGCGGGTTCGGGATCAGTTCGATTATGATGTCGGGATGTTGCATGTGGAGCGTCCCGAAACAAGGGGCCACCAGATTGCTGGCGATCGTCTCGGCGCAAGTGACACGAACCAGACCCGAGAGTCGCGTATCGAGACCACCGACACTTCTCTCCAGCGCAACCGCCTCGACTTCGACGCGCTCCGCCTGCTGTCGGACATCATGGCCTGCCAAGGTCTGCACATATCCGTCGGGCGTTCGGTTGAGGAGGCGAACCCCTAGGCTCTCTTCTAAGGACGTCAGCCGGCGTCCGACCGTGGACTGGGCGACATGAAGCTGTCTTGCAGCCGCCGACAGGCTGCCAAGACGCGCAACAGCGAGGAAATAGCGGAGATCGTCCCAATCGAGCATTCGATCCCTTTGTCTCGACCAGCCCTCGACAGACATGAGTGCGAAATGGCCAATCTCTTTTCTTGTATATCCTATGTATGTTTCTCGTGTGGGAATTAGAAAGCGATCCCCAAGCGCTTTGACTGAATGGTCAAGGATGAGGCCGCGCCGGCCGCGGCTCTTCCGTGCGTCGAAGATCGTCCTCCGTTTCCGCATAGCGGGTCTCCGAAGTCGCTCGGCGTGCCGGCCCGACCTTGGGCCTAAGCTGGCGCGATGATCGACCTCGTTGGTGAGTTATTCAGCAACACCATGGCCGTGACCTCGATGGAGGCGACCGATGACCTATTCGACCTTGCTGGTTCACCTCGACGCCGGGTCTGCGAACGATAGCGTCTTGCGCGTGGCCGCCACTCTCGCGGTACGGTTCAAGGCGAAAGTCATCGGCATTGCCGCGTCGCAGCCAATGCCGATCATGTATGCGGGCGGCGAGATGTGCGGCGATTTGATCGACATGGATCTTGCGGAGATCGTCAAGGAGACGACTGAAGCGGAAACTAGTTTCCGAACGGCCCTGCGAGAGAGCGGTGCCGAACTGGAATGGCGATCGGCGATCGCCAACGAGCAACTCGCCGACTACGTGACGCGCGAGGCACGTGCCGCGGACCTCGTGATCACCGGACCGGACCAGGGATGGTCTGCCTTCGACACGACCCGACGGGTGGTCGTCAGCACCATGGTCTTAAAGGCAGGACGACCCGTGATGGTCGTTCCTCATGGCGCGCCCAACATCAGCCTCGAGAGTGTCGTCGTGGCTTGGAAGGACACGCGGGAAGCGCGGCGCGCAATTGTCGACGCGTTGCCGTTGCTGAAACAGGCCAGCCGCGTCTTCGTGCTCGAAATCACGTCTGCGGATGATGTTGATGCGGCCCGGCATCGCCTGGTCGACGTCGCCGGTTGGCTCGATCGCCACGGCATCGTATGCGACAACATCGCAGCGACCTCGGCCGGAAACGACGCCGCGCAAATCGCGGCGTTCGCCCTCGACAAAGCCGCTGGCGTGATCGTAGCTGGCGCATTCGGGCACAACCGGTTGCGAGAATGGGTGCTCGGCGGCGTGACGCGCGATCTGCTGGTCCACCCCGTTTGCTGCTCCTTCGTGTCGTGTTGACGCTAACCCTTCGCACCAAAGCGCGTTTTCGCATGTCCGGTCACCGACTTTGGTTACGCCGCGATCATCGGCGAACGCCTATGATATCCTGTTGACTGCTTTTCGGTGACGGTCAGCCAGAGGTCTCCGACCGGCCTCAACGTGGAATAAGGCGCCGCATCCTGGTCGGATGTGGACCAACAGGGTCGTGCGTCACGAATCCGAGAAGGCCGCTCAACATGGTCGCACGCGCTCCACCATTAGATCGCAAGCTGGCGGCTCCTCCCGGCAAGGGCGCATTGGACGCGCGACAGGCGGATCCTTCGTCGATGCGCACGTTGCGCTGCCGAACGGTAGCCAAGGGCCGTCTGCGACAGCTGAACTACATCCGGGATCTTCCGCCGCAGGAGGTGATGGAGGTCGAGCCCGAGAACCTGTCGCCGGAGGCTGTCGCGCCGAACGCGTCCGAAGCCCTGCTCGCAGCTTTCGGTTCCTGCCTCGTGACCGGCATACATGCCAACGCTCTCGCCCAAGGCTTGCTGATCCGCAGCCTCGAGTTGGAACTAGAGGCCGACATCAACATTTCTGGGTCGTGGGGAACGGGTCAGTTCAATCCGCACACGATCGGCTTCGAAACCATCCGCGTCTCTGTTCGGCTTGACGCCGAATCGCCCCGCGCGATGCTCGAAGCCCTTGTGGCGCACGCCACGTTGTGGTCGCCGGTCGCCAATACGCTTCACAATCCAGTGCATCTCGATGTGACGTTGGTCTGATCCCACTCTCTCAAGCGTCGACTACTATCGGGCCGGAATGCACTTTATCAAGGGTGCGCTCGACCCAGCCGTGGCCGAAAGCGCGTTGCTTCGCTGAGGGCGCCCCGAAGCTGGCGTGGGCATGGAGCTTATAGGGGACATCCAGTTCGCGCGCGGCGATCTTCCGGCCGCTCTGCAAGCCTACGAACACCAGCAAACGTTACAGCCATCACCGGCAAAGCGCCGTATCCTGGGCGTCGTGCGGTTCTACGTCGGTGACGGCAAGGGTGCCCTGGATGAGCTTCAAGCGGCTCAAGTTGCCGATCCCGACTTCCTCTACGGGCTGATCTGGCTGGATATTGTCAAGGCGCGCCAGAACGTGCCCGTGCCACCGGCCTATCCAGGGCAAGCCGGTGTCACGACGGAATGGCCTGATCCCGTGCTGGCGATCTTCTCCGATGCATTCGATCCCGCTTTGTTGCTTAAAATCGCGAAGGCGAACCCGTCCAAGCCAGGCGAGGATCACGTCGGTGAAGCGGACTTTTACACGGCCGAATGGAATGGCGCCCACGCCAGGGAAACCGATGCAAAAACGGGTTTCGCCAAGGTCGTCCAGGATTGCCCGCCAAGGTTCGTCGAGACGTTAATGGCCAAGGCGGAATTGAACCAGACCTCTCCGGCCGCAGCGCCGGCCCGGTAGATTTGCGCCGCCGAATAGAAGATCAGTGCTGCCAATCACCAATTGAGGTCGCGCTGCGACATCGGCTAAGATAAAAAAGCTGCTGTGCTCAAAGATGCTGGCGATATTGTTTGCTGTCGAAAACGTGACATCTCGTCCGCCGAACTGGGGATTGTTGCTTTCGATCGCGATGCTGTCGGCAATCGGCCTAACTTGGCCGTTGCCACGCAGCGTCTCGCCACTACGCCGTTTGTTCAAGTTTACCAGAGTTGTCGTCGCGGCAGGTCAGGAATGAACGCTGTGAAAACGCCGGGGGTCAATGTCAATCGAAGATCGCCTGATCACGCGGGCGAGCTAGCCGGCGCCAAGCGGTTGATTGTTGCCACATACCGCTGCTACACATGGGGCAGTTGCGGCGCGGCGGAGTTATTGGAATCTTTAACGAAATTTAGGTCTAGCGAGTCGAGGAGGATCCAGGTCCCCCAGCCAGCAAATTCAATGCTTTACATGGTCCCTAAGCGCCGCAGAATTTCGTGGGCTACCACAGGGCTACCTGCCGGGCGGTCTGAACACGTGTTAGATGCAGAGGTAACTAAGGCTCGTGCGGGCGATAAAGCGTCTTCAGCTTAATCCCACATGGTGCTGTAGCTGCACCCGTTGGGTTTGCCGGGATCAGGCCAGCGCTGGACCATCTGTGAAGCTATGGGCCATGAAT includes:
- a CDS encoding LysR family transcriptional regulator — protein: MLDWDDLRYFLAVARLGSLSAAARQLHVAQSTVGRRLTSLEESLGVRLLNRTPDGYVQTLAGHDVRQQAERVEVEAVALERSVGGLDTRLSGLVRVTCAETIASNLVAPCFGTLHMQHPDIIIELIPNPRELSLSMREADISVRLRQPDQHDLVVRRIGTVAYALYASADYLERHGELDYDGGCPGHHLITQLDGIQDATQTEWLAALAPRARISMQTSSHAAALAAALHGGGLASLIRFRADREGGLVRVQVPPLPTAIPSSGIFLVVHKDNRRTPRIRVALDHITRWVRALDDQLDPPSSHRSVGGIVVDRSPTA
- a CDS encoding universal stress protein, with the translated sequence MTYSTLLVHLDAGSANDSVLRVAATLAVRFKAKVIGIAASQPMPIMYAGGEMCGDLIDMDLAEIVKETTEAETSFRTALRESGAELEWRSAIANEQLADYVTREARAADLVITGPDQGWSAFDTTRRVVVSTMVLKAGRPVMVVPHGAPNISLESVVVAWKDTREARRAIVDALPLLKQASRVFVLEITSADDVDAARHRLVDVAGWLDRHGIVCDNIAATSAGNDAAQIAAFALDKAAGVIVAGAFGHNRLREWVLGGVTRDLLVHPVCCSFVSC
- a CDS encoding OsmC family protein, encoding MRTLRCRTVAKGRLRQLNYIRDLPPQEVMEVEPENLSPEAVAPNASEALLAAFGSCLVTGIHANALAQGLLIRSLELELEADINISGSWGTGQFNPHTIGFETIRVSVRLDAESPRAMLEALVAHATLWSPVANTLHNPVHLDVTLV